A genome region from Falco biarmicus isolate bFalBia1 chromosome 11, bFalBia1.pri, whole genome shotgun sequence includes the following:
- the RO60 gene encoding RNA-binding protein RO60 isoform X1, translating into MEDEETQVQLLDEKQVPNSDSGYVWHVTDMTRLQRFLCFGSEGGTYCIKEQKLGFENAEALKRLIEEGRGGEVVQEIKTFSQEGRAAKQEPLLFALAICSQCSDAKTKQAAFKAVPEVCCVPTHLFTFIQFKKDLKEGMKCGMWGRALRKAVADWYNGKNGMAVALAVTKYKQRSGWSHKDLLRLSHLKPASEGIAVVTKYITKGWKDVQEAYKDKAVSAETEKLLKYLEAVEKVKRTKDELEVIHLVEEYGLVREHLLTNHLKSKEVWKALLKEMSIALLLRNLGKLTANSVLEPRGSEVAIVCERLRNEKLLKKGRIHPFHILVAIESYKAGHGSRGKLWWRPDEDILEALDASFYKTFKTVEPTGKRFVLAVDVSASMTQKVLGSVLNASTVAAAMCMVVARTEKDSHIVAFSHEMVPCPVTADMTLPQVLVKMYEIPVGTTDCSLPMIWAQKTQTAADVFIVFTDNETFTGNTHPATALREYREKMGIPAKLIVCGMTSNGFTIADPDDRGMLDICGFDAGALDVIRNFTLDLI; encoded by the exons ATGGAGGACGAGGAAACCCAAGTGCAACTCCTGGATGAAAAGCAGGTGCCGAACTCTGACAGTGGTTATGTGTGGCATGTCACCGATATGACTCGACTGCAGCGTTTCTTGTGTTTTGGCTCAGAAGGTGGTACTTACTGCATCAAGGAGCAGAAGCTGGGCTTTGAAAATGCGGAAGCTTTAAAAAGACTGATTGAAGAGGGTAGAGGTGGTGAAGTTGTTCAAGAAATAAAGACTTTTAGTCAAGAAGGCAGAGCAGCAAAACAGGAGCCCCTGCTTTTTGCACTTGCAATTTGCTCACAGTGTTCTGATGCAAAAACGAAACAAGCGGCATTTAAAGCTGTTCCTGAGGTGTGTTGCGTACCAACCCATCTCTTTACTTTCATCCAGTTTAAAAAAGATCTGAAGGAGGGCATGAAATGTGGCATGTGGGGCCGTGCACTGAGGAAAGCAGTTGCAGATTGGTACAATGGGAAGAATGGCATGGCTGTTGCTTTAGCAGttacaaaatataaacaaagaagTGGTTGGTCTCATAAAGATCTTCTGAGGTTGTCCCACCTAAAACCTGCCAGTGAAG gAATTGCTGTAGTCACTAAATACATTACCAAAGGGTGGAAAGATGTCCAAGAGGCTTATAAAGACAAAGCAGTTTCTGCTGAGACTGAAAAACTCTTGAAGTATCTGGAGGCTGTGGAGAAAGTAAAACGCACAAAAGATGAATTGGAAGTTATTCATTTAGTAGAGGAATATGGTCTAGTTAGAGAGCATCTCCTGACAAACCATCTGAAATCTAAAGAG GTTTGGAAGGCATTGCTGAAGGAGATGTCCATTGCTCTGCTGTTGAGAAATTTGGGAAAGCTGACAGCAAATTCGGTGCTTGAACCGCGAGGTTCAGAAGTGGCAATAGTATGTGAAAGACTGAGAAATGAGAAACTGCTAAAAAAG GGCAGAATACATCCATTCCATATTTTGGTTGCAATAGAAAGCTATAAAGCTGGACATGGAAGCAGAGGGAAGCTTTGGTGGCGTCCTGATGAAGACATTTTAGAAGCTTTAGATGCCTCGTTTTACAAAACTTTCAAG ACAGTTGAACCAACAGGAAAACGCTTTGTACTTGCAGTTGATGTCAGTGCATCGATGACACAAAAAGTTTTGGGCAGTGTGCTCAATGCTAGCACAGTTGCAGCAGCTATGTGCATG GTTGTAGCACGTACTGAGAAGGATTCCCATATCGTTGCCTTTTCACATGAAATGGTCCCTTGCCCAGTGACGGCTGATATGACGTTACCTCAAGTATTAGTGAAAATGTATgaa atTCCAGTGGGTACTACTGATTGTTCCCTTCCAATGATATGGGCTCAAAAAACTCAGACAGCTGCTGATGTCTTCATTGTATTTACTGATAACGAGACCTTCACTGGAAATACTCATCCTGCAACTGCTCTTAGAGAGTACAGAGAG AAAATGGGTATTCCTGCTAAACTGATTGTTTGTGGAATGACCTCAAACGGTTTTACGATCGCAGATCCAGATGACAGAGGCATGTTGGATATATGTGGCTTTGATGCAGGAGCTTTGGATGTTATTCGAAACTTCACTTTGGATTTGATTTAG
- the RO60 gene encoding RNA-binding protein RO60 isoform X2, whose translation MSIALLLRNLGKLTANSVLEPRGSEVAIVCERLRNEKLLKKGRIHPFHILVAIESYKAGHGSRGKLWWRPDEDILEALDASFYKTFKTVEPTGKRFVLAVDVSASMTQKVLGSVLNASTVAAAMCMVVARTEKDSHIVAFSHEMVPCPVTADMTLPQVLVKMYEIPVGTTDCSLPMIWAQKTQTAADVFIVFTDNETFTGNTHPATALREYREKMGIPAKLIVCGMTSNGFTIADPDDRGMLDICGFDAGALDVIRNFTLDLI comes from the exons ATGTCCATTGCTCTGCTGTTGAGAAATTTGGGAAAGCTGACAGCAAATTCGGTGCTTGAACCGCGAGGTTCAGAAGTGGCAATAGTATGTGAAAGACTGAGAAATGAGAAACTGCTAAAAAAG GGCAGAATACATCCATTCCATATTTTGGTTGCAATAGAAAGCTATAAAGCTGGACATGGAAGCAGAGGGAAGCTTTGGTGGCGTCCTGATGAAGACATTTTAGAAGCTTTAGATGCCTCGTTTTACAAAACTTTCAAG ACAGTTGAACCAACAGGAAAACGCTTTGTACTTGCAGTTGATGTCAGTGCATCGATGACACAAAAAGTTTTGGGCAGTGTGCTCAATGCTAGCACAGTTGCAGCAGCTATGTGCATG GTTGTAGCACGTACTGAGAAGGATTCCCATATCGTTGCCTTTTCACATGAAATGGTCCCTTGCCCAGTGACGGCTGATATGACGTTACCTCAAGTATTAGTGAAAATGTATgaa atTCCAGTGGGTACTACTGATTGTTCCCTTCCAATGATATGGGCTCAAAAAACTCAGACAGCTGCTGATGTCTTCATTGTATTTACTGATAACGAGACCTTCACTGGAAATACTCATCCTGCAACTGCTCTTAGAGAGTACAGAGAG AAAATGGGTATTCCTGCTAAACTGATTGTTTGTGGAATGACCTCAAACGGTTTTACGATCGCAGATCCAGATGACAGAGGCATGTTGGATATATGTGGCTTTGATGCAGGAGCTTTGGATGTTATTCGAAACTTCACTTTGGATTTGATTTAG
- the UCHL5 gene encoding ubiquitin carboxyl-terminal hydrolase isozyme L5 isoform X1, which yields MSGGSSAGEWCLMESDPGVFTELIKGFGCRGAQVEEIWSLEPENFEKLKPVHGLIFLFKWQPGEEPAGSVVQDSRLDTIFFAKQVINNACATQAIVSVLLNCAHQDIHLGETLSEFKEFSQSFDAAMKGLALSNSEVIRQVHNSFARQQMFEFDAKSSAKEEDAFHFVSYVPVNGRLYELDGLREGPIDLGACNQDDWISAVRPVIEKRIQKYSEGEIRFNLMAIVSDRKMIYEQRIAELQQQLAEEEPMDTDQSSNMLSSIQSEVAKYQMLIEEENQKLKRYKIENIRRKHNYLPFIMELLKTLAEHQQLIPLVEKAKEKQNAKKVQEAK from the exons ATGTCGGGAGGCAGCAGCGCTGGCGAGTGGTGCCTCATGGAGAGCGACCCGGGTGTCTTCACGGAGCTTATCAAGGGCTTCG GTTGTAGAGGAGCACAAGTTGAAGAAATATGGAGTTTGGAACCAGAGAACTTTGAAAAATTGAA gccAGTGCACGGATTAATTTTCCTCTTCAAGTGGCAGCCTGGAGAGGAACCAGCAGGTTCTGTTGTTCAGGATTCTAGACTGGATACAATATTTTTTGCTAAACAG gTAATCAATAATGCTTGTGCTACTCAAGCCATAGTAAGTGTGCTATTAAATTGTGCTCATCAAGATATCCATCTAGGAGAGACTTTGTCAGAATTTAAAGAATTTTCACAAAGTTTTGATGCTGCG ATGAAAGGTTTGGCACTAAGCAATTCGGAAGTGATTCGGCAAGTTCACAACAGTTTTGCCAG acaACAGATGTTTGAATTTGATGCAAAGTCTTCGGCAAAAGAAGAAGATGCATTTCACTTTGTAAGCTATGTTCCTGTTAATGGACGGCTATATGAACTAGATGGCTTAAGGGAAGGACCAATTGACTTGG GTGCATGCAATCAAGATGACTGGATAAGTGCTGTACGGCCTGTCATAGAGAAACGTATACAAAA GTACAGCGAAGGTGAGATAAGGTTTAACTTGATGGCTATTGTATCTGACAGAAAGATGATATATGAGCAGAGGATTGCAGAAttacagcagcagcttgcagag GAGGAGCCTATGGATACAGATCAAAGTAGTAATATGTTAAGTTCTATACAATCAGAAGTTGCAAAATACCAGATGTTAATTGAAGAAGAgaaccaaaaattaaaaagatataaG atCGAAAATATTAGAAGAAAACATAACTACCTGCCTTTCATCATGGAATTATTAAAGACTTTAGCAGAGCACCAACAGTTAATACCATTAGTAGAAAAA
- the UCHL5 gene encoding ubiquitin carboxyl-terminal hydrolase isozyme L5 isoform X3 — protein sequence MSGGSSAGEWCLMESDPGVFTELIKGFGCRGAQVEEIWSLEPENFEKLKPVHGLIFLFKWQPGEEPAGSVVQDSRLDTIFFAKQVINNACATQAIVSVLLNCAHQDIHLGETLSEFKEFSQSFDAAMKGLALSNSEVIRQVHNSFARQQMFEFDAKSSAKEEDAFHFVSYVPVNGRLYELDGLREGPIDLGACNQDDWISAVRPVIEKRIQKYSEGEIRFNLMAIVSDRKMIYEQRIAELQQQLAEIENIRRKHNYLPFIMELLKTLAEHQQLIPLVEKAKEKQNAKKVQEAK from the exons ATGTCGGGAGGCAGCAGCGCTGGCGAGTGGTGCCTCATGGAGAGCGACCCGGGTGTCTTCACGGAGCTTATCAAGGGCTTCG GTTGTAGAGGAGCACAAGTTGAAGAAATATGGAGTTTGGAACCAGAGAACTTTGAAAAATTGAA gccAGTGCACGGATTAATTTTCCTCTTCAAGTGGCAGCCTGGAGAGGAACCAGCAGGTTCTGTTGTTCAGGATTCTAGACTGGATACAATATTTTTTGCTAAACAG gTAATCAATAATGCTTGTGCTACTCAAGCCATAGTAAGTGTGCTATTAAATTGTGCTCATCAAGATATCCATCTAGGAGAGACTTTGTCAGAATTTAAAGAATTTTCACAAAGTTTTGATGCTGCG ATGAAAGGTTTGGCACTAAGCAATTCGGAAGTGATTCGGCAAGTTCACAACAGTTTTGCCAG acaACAGATGTTTGAATTTGATGCAAAGTCTTCGGCAAAAGAAGAAGATGCATTTCACTTTGTAAGCTATGTTCCTGTTAATGGACGGCTATATGAACTAGATGGCTTAAGGGAAGGACCAATTGACTTGG GTGCATGCAATCAAGATGACTGGATAAGTGCTGTACGGCCTGTCATAGAGAAACGTATACAAAA GTACAGCGAAGGTGAGATAAGGTTTAACTTGATGGCTATTGTATCTGACAGAAAGATGATATATGAGCAGAGGATTGCAGAAttacagcagcagcttgcagag atCGAAAATATTAGAAGAAAACATAACTACCTGCCTTTCATCATGGAATTATTAAAGACTTTAGCAGAGCACCAACAGTTAATACCATTAGTAGAAAAA
- the UCHL5 gene encoding ubiquitin carboxyl-terminal hydrolase isozyme L5 isoform X2, translating into MSGGSSAGEWCLMESDPGVFTELIKGFGCRGAQVEEIWSLEPENFEKLKPVHGLIFLFKWQPGEEPAGSVVQDSRLDTIFFAKQVINNACATQAIVSVLLNCAHQDIHLGETLSEFKEFSQSFDAAMKGLALSNSEVIRQVHNSFARQQMFEFDAKSSAKEEDAFHFVSYVPVNGRLYELDGLREGPIDLGACNQDDWISAVRPVIEKRIQKYSEGEIRFNLMAIVSDRKMIYEQRIAELQQQLAEEPMDTDQSSNMLSSIQSEVAKYQMLIEEENQKLKRYKIENIRRKHNYLPFIMELLKTLAEHQQLIPLVEKAKEKQNAKKVQEAK; encoded by the exons ATGTCGGGAGGCAGCAGCGCTGGCGAGTGGTGCCTCATGGAGAGCGACCCGGGTGTCTTCACGGAGCTTATCAAGGGCTTCG GTTGTAGAGGAGCACAAGTTGAAGAAATATGGAGTTTGGAACCAGAGAACTTTGAAAAATTGAA gccAGTGCACGGATTAATTTTCCTCTTCAAGTGGCAGCCTGGAGAGGAACCAGCAGGTTCTGTTGTTCAGGATTCTAGACTGGATACAATATTTTTTGCTAAACAG gTAATCAATAATGCTTGTGCTACTCAAGCCATAGTAAGTGTGCTATTAAATTGTGCTCATCAAGATATCCATCTAGGAGAGACTTTGTCAGAATTTAAAGAATTTTCACAAAGTTTTGATGCTGCG ATGAAAGGTTTGGCACTAAGCAATTCGGAAGTGATTCGGCAAGTTCACAACAGTTTTGCCAG acaACAGATGTTTGAATTTGATGCAAAGTCTTCGGCAAAAGAAGAAGATGCATTTCACTTTGTAAGCTATGTTCCTGTTAATGGACGGCTATATGAACTAGATGGCTTAAGGGAAGGACCAATTGACTTGG GTGCATGCAATCAAGATGACTGGATAAGTGCTGTACGGCCTGTCATAGAGAAACGTATACAAAA GTACAGCGAAGGTGAGATAAGGTTTAACTTGATGGCTATTGTATCTGACAGAAAGATGATATATGAGCAGAGGATTGCAGAAttacagcagcagcttgcagag GAGCCTATGGATACAGATCAAAGTAGTAATATGTTAAGTTCTATACAATCAGAAGTTGCAAAATACCAGATGTTAATTGAAGAAGAgaaccaaaaattaaaaagatataaG atCGAAAATATTAGAAGAAAACATAACTACCTGCCTTTCATCATGGAATTATTAAAGACTTTAGCAGAGCACCAACAGTTAATACCATTAGTAGAAAAA
- the UCHL5 gene encoding ubiquitin carboxyl-terminal hydrolase isozyme L5 isoform X4: MKGLALSNSEVIRQVHNSFARQQMFEFDAKSSAKEEDAFHFVSYVPVNGRLYELDGLREGPIDLGACNQDDWISAVRPVIEKRIQKYSEGEIRFNLMAIVSDRKMIYEQRIAELQQQLAEEEPMDTDQSSNMLSSIQSEVAKYQMLIEEENQKLKRYKIENIRRKHNYLPFIMELLKTLAEHQQLIPLVEKAKEKQNAKKVQEAK; the protein is encoded by the exons ATGAAAGGTTTGGCACTAAGCAATTCGGAAGTGATTCGGCAAGTTCACAACAGTTTTGCCAG acaACAGATGTTTGAATTTGATGCAAAGTCTTCGGCAAAAGAAGAAGATGCATTTCACTTTGTAAGCTATGTTCCTGTTAATGGACGGCTATATGAACTAGATGGCTTAAGGGAAGGACCAATTGACTTGG GTGCATGCAATCAAGATGACTGGATAAGTGCTGTACGGCCTGTCATAGAGAAACGTATACAAAA GTACAGCGAAGGTGAGATAAGGTTTAACTTGATGGCTATTGTATCTGACAGAAAGATGATATATGAGCAGAGGATTGCAGAAttacagcagcagcttgcagag GAGGAGCCTATGGATACAGATCAAAGTAGTAATATGTTAAGTTCTATACAATCAGAAGTTGCAAAATACCAGATGTTAATTGAAGAAGAgaaccaaaaattaaaaagatataaG atCGAAAATATTAGAAGAAAACATAACTACCTGCCTTTCATCATGGAATTATTAAAGACTTTAGCAGAGCACCAACAGTTAATACCATTAGTAGAAAAA